A portion of the Pleuronectes platessa chromosome 15, fPlePla1.1, whole genome shotgun sequence genome contains these proteins:
- the ammecr1 gene encoding AMME syndrome candidate gene 1 protein: MGRKRCVGADCSKMAAGCCGVKKQKLSGSPGSGGPGGVGAGSGVPGTGHCGSELGIGSSATVTAAANVSRSNGLGGPGGIVSGSGSSGGSSGTNALSPAPAGYSSSGLSPNLSPGPGSGSGGRKMVVSAEMCCFCFDVLYCHLYGYQPPRTPRFTNDPYPLFVTWKIGRDKRLRGCIGTFSAMNLHSGLREYTLTSALKDSRFPPMTRDELPRLFCSVSLLTNFEDVGDYLDWEVGVHGIRIEFFNEKGSKRTATYLPEVAKEQGWDHIQTIDSLLRKGGYKAPITNDFRKTIKLTRYRSEKLTMGYAEYIAHRQHHHYQNGIGHPLPPYNHYS, translated from the exons ATGGGTCGGAAGCGGTGTGTCGGTGCAGATTGTTCCAAGATGGCGGCCGGGTGCTGCGGGGTGAAGAAGCAGAAACTGTCGGGATCGCCTGGGTCTGGGGGTCCTGGCGGGGTGGGGGCGGGAAGCGGGGTGCCAGGAACCGGACATTGTGGCTCGGAGCTGGGGATTGGCTCCTCCGCGACCGTTACAGCGGCGGCGAACGTGAGCAGATCCAACGGCCTGGGGGGACCCGGGGGTATCGTTAGTGGCAGCGGTAGTAGTGGTGGTAGCAGCGGCACGAACGCTCTGTCCCCAGCCCCGGCCGGTTACTCTTCATCCGGCCTCTCCCCGAATCTCAGCCCGGGACCCGGCTCGGGAAGTGGAGGCAGAAAGATGGTGGTCTCGGCGGAGATGTGCTGCTTCTGTTTTGACGTGCTTTATTGCCATCTGTACGGATACCAACCTCCGAGAACACCCAGGTTTACAAATGATCCCTA CCCGCTGTTTGTCACATGGAAAATAGGCAGAGACAAGCGGTTGCGGGGTTGTATAGGTACCTTTTCTGCCATGAATCTGCACTCAGGACTCAGGGAGTACACCCTTACCAG TGCCCTTAAAGACAGCCGCTTCCCCCCTATGACAAGGGATGAGCTGCCTCGCCTCTTCtgctcagtgtctcttctcacCAACTTTGAAGACGTCGGTGATTACCTTGACTGGGAG GTGGGCGTTCATGGTATTAGGATAGAATTTTTcaatgaaaaaggatcaaagCGCACCGCCACTTACCTACCAGAGGTTGCGAAGGAGCAAG GTTGGGACCACATTCAAACCATAGATTCCTTACTACGAAAGGGAGGTTATAAAGCTCCCATCACAAATGACTTCAGGAAGACCATTAAGTTAACCAG GTACCGTAGCGAGAAGTTGACAATGGGTTATGCAGAGTACATCGCCCACCGTCAGCACCATCACTACCAGAATGGCATTGGGCACCCTCTACCACCGTACAACCATTATTCCTGA